The DNA region TCGTCTATCTTGCCCCTTATAGCGTTCCTAACGAATTCGCTCCAATTAACTCTAAACTGTCTCATCAATTTCTTGGTTTCTTCGTCTATCCTTAATGTAATTACTGCCATACATATAGTACAGTAAATACGTTTACATAAATTTTGCTTAGAAACCAGGCTTGAAACCCCTTAGGCGCCACTCCAGCTCTTTTGAGACCGCTTCCCTTACGAGCATTATGACTTAACAAAACCCTTAATCTAGGGATAAATCCTAAGAGGCCCTTACAGAGTTCACGGATGGGGCCGAGGAAGGTGGAAAAGGAGATGAATGATGGGAGGCCCCTTTTAGGGATCGTAGAACCTGCGTAAAACTTTCTCAGACCGTTTGACGTAGCACAAATCTTCGATAACCTCCCCTAACACTTCCATACTCATTCCCGATTATAATCCACATAGATTCATCAAGAGTGGATGTGGCTAAAGTTTTTCCTTCTAAAATCGGCAAGTAGGCCTGATGGTTTAAACTATAGGGGTGGACTGCTGATGGTTCTCAACCATTTTTTGCGGCCCCGCCGATTAAAGCGACCTCAAAACGCCCCATTCCTATTATAGGCTTAGTGCTCTTCAGCCTCTGGATTCCATCTCCTCCGGGGCGGGCGTAGTTCACATTCCCTATACCTCTGGGTGCTTAGGGGTTTCCCTCAGACTCTAGACTTATGCGCCAATCCGCGAGCTTACGTAGGAGGCGGTACCGCTGTCCTCCGTCCAGCTTGGCCCTGGATACCGCCTCCTCCAGGAGGGCTATGGCCTCGTCCATAGCCCTCCTCTCCACTGGGAATGGCACCCCATCCTTGCCGCCGAACGCGAACGTATACTTCACAGGATCCTTCCAGCATGGGGGTTCGCCATATATGAGCTCCGATACCAGGGCTAACCCCCTTATGGTCTTAGGTCCTATCCCGGGTACGGCAAGTAGCTCCTCGTAGTCTTGGGGTTCCAGCCTCCAAGCCTTCTCCACGGCCTTCCAGTTGATCCCCCGAGGCTCCACCCTATAGGATATGGGTATCCCCTCGGCTGCGGTGGCCTCGGATCCCGGGAGCCAGTCTGTCAACACCCTTTGACGGTTGGCCGCCTCCTCGTAGAGCCGCCTCAACCTGTTGACTCCCTCCCTGACAAGCTCCACGGAGGCCCTCCTGGCGCCCTCGCTTCCATGGGCCGTCATGTCTAGTACCTTGTCGTGGATCCTCTCCCCTGCGATGCCCTGGTGGGGCTCCACGACGAAGCTCCTCACATCGGTGGAGAGCCAATGGTATCTTCGGGCAGCCTTGAACTCGGGGTTCATACCCTGCTGGATGACCGTCCAATCCCCATCCCTCGACACGAAGATCATATGATGATAAAGTTGATATCCATCCTGCACCGCTGAGTTGTCAACTTTAGCCGCCATCCTGCTCGAATAGCGTATCCTAGCCGTGTCCTCAGGGGAAAGCTTGAAGACCTCCCCTATCTCCTCTATCTCCGTGGGGGCCATAAGGGAGTGTTTGCCTTTCCCGCCTGCGGCCCTGATCCCTAGATCGGCCCTGGCCAATGCCTGCTTCATCGCGTTGCAGGTCACCGTGGTTGAGCCGCTGCTATCCCAATCGAAACCTAGGACGTTGGAGCAGGCCTGGAAGAAGATGGGGTTCGAGAGCCTGGCCAGTACGCTCCTTGGACCGTACTCGTCAACCATTATGGCGAATATGCTGCCCGCTAAGCGTATCATCCTCCTGACAAGCCATGGAGGAGCGTATCCGGGATGAAGCCTCAGATCGGCGGACCCCACCCTCCTCAAACACCGACCAGCCCCACAAGAAAGCAATCATAAAACTAATGGATAAACTCTACTACGTCCTGAAATAAATTAAATGAATGAGTATGTCTCTTATTCGGCGGCGATGAGAGTCTAAGACCGGCCTCAAATCAGCATCCATGGTGGCTAGAAACCCGCAGCTCCTTCCTAAGTAAATTCACTACGTTTTATATCTGGTTTCAAATCGAAGAATTGAAAAGTTTGTTGATCGATTTAGCCATTCCAATTCAATGTTCCAGGAGTTTATACTCCACATTCTTGCTTCCATAGATTAGTTCCATTTCGATCAGGCTTATGCTTGAGATCTCCGCTTTGATCTGCCCGTTTTACAGCTTTTGGAAGATTTTCTCGGTCGTCCTGTGGTTCGAGTAGTACTCTTTTAAATAGGGGAATGTGACGTCGTTTTCAAGTAGCGGCATACTCAGTTATCTACTTTATTTTCCTATTCCTTTCCGTGCCGTTCGCTCCACTTGCTCCCTAAGTTCTTTAAATGATTTTTCGATGTTAAATGCGCCGTGGAGTACGTGGAGCGGGTCGGACGGCAACGGGATCACCTTAAGGTGATCCCCGGCATTTATCACGAGGACGTTCCCCTAATGTTGGGGGACTATCGTATCCTCTTAGGAAGCATCAACCTTCCCTTACGGTCAACCCCTAAGATACTCATTTTCCCGGAGCTATTTTTTATAAATGTAGTATTTAAAAATTTATTTTAACATAAGTAGGAACCTCAAATCTTAAGGGTGCAATCCCTCCCTATCCCCCTTAAGTTTTTTGACGGCTGAGCGATACTCAACGAGGCAGGTGTTAGCTTTATATATCAACTGTTACAAAAATATTACGTATGTTAGATAAATCTAACGCTTGGAGAATGCTCGAATTGTTTTTCAAGAAACCGCGGTATTCTTTTCATCTGAGAGAGTTGTGTAGGAAGCTTGGATGGAGTCCGATAAAGGTAAGATCTGTAGTGTCGGAGTTAAAGAAACAGAAACTGGTATCGGAGTCGAGGGAGAAGAATCTAGTTTTATTCAGATCCAACCGCAACAGCGAGGAGTTCAAGAGATACAAGAGAATCTACAACATTCTGAGAGCATACGAGGCCTGTGAAGTCATCGAAAAGAAGATCGAGCCCGACGCGATAATACTTTTTGGCTCTGCGCTGAGAGGCGAAGACGTGGAGGATAGCGACTTCGATATTTGCATAGTCGGAGCGAAGGAAAGGGATATAGATTTTAGTGGTATGGAAGAAGCGATGAACAGAAAAATCTCATTACT from Candidatus Bathyarchaeota archaeon includes:
- a CDS encoding nucleotidyltransferase domain-containing protein, whose product is MLELFFKKPRYSFHLRELCRKLGWSPIKVRSVVSELKKQKLVSESREKNLVLFRSNRNSEEFKRYKRIYNILRAYEACEVIEKKIEPDAIILFGSALRGEDVEDSDFDICIVGAKERDIDFSGMEEAMNRKISLLFVEDMAELKKNRELLNNLINGFVLKGYLEVF
- a CDS encoding DUF763 domain-containing protein, with protein sequence MRRVGSADLRLHPGYAPPWLVRRMIRLAGSIFAIMVDEYGPRSVLARLSNPIFFQACSNVLGFDWDSSGSTTVTCNAMKQALARADLGIRAAGGKGKHSLMAPTEIEEIGEVFKLSPEDTARIRYSSRMAAKVDNSAVQDGYQLYHHMIFVSRDGDWTVIQQGMNPEFKAARRYHWLSTDVRSFVVEPHQGIAGERIHDKVLDMTAHGSEGARRASVELVREGVNRLRRLYEEAANRQRVLTDWLPGSEATAAEGIPISYRVEPRGINWKAVEKAWRLEPQDYEELLAVPGIGPKTIRGLALVSELIYGEPPCWKDPVKYTFAFGGKDGVPFPVERRAMDEAIALLEEAVSRAKLDGGQRYRLLRKLADWRISLESEGNP